The uncultured Flavobacterium sp. genome segment GTAATTTAAAAGTTAGCCCGCCAATTTACAAAAGGATTTAAATATAGTTTTCCCGGGATTAACCATCTGATTCTTTCTAAGCATATAAACAGCCTCAATACCGCTTAAAGTTCTCTTTGCGGATTCAAAATTTTTAAAACCTAAACCATTTAAAATCCTCCACTTTATAAAACGATGGTCCTGTTCTACAATATTGTTGAGATATTTACACTGCCGGATTTTAATCTTTAAAAACGAAGCCTTGTTATAGACTTTGATCGCTGCAGTATTAGAACCGCTTTTATCAATGTTTATTACTCTTGGCCGGCAGTTATTACTAATCGCTTTAATTAGAAATGACTGGGCACTTATCCTCTGTCTTCTCTTAGTTAATAAGAAATCAACTGTATTGCCAGATCTATCAACTGCTCTATACAAATAACACCATTGTCCTTTAATTTTAATATAAGTCTCATCCATTCTCCAACTACTGCCAACTTCTACTTTGCGTTTCTTCATTTGCATCTCCATTAATGGTGCAAACTTAAATACCCAGCGCTGAATGGTAGCATGATCAACATGAACTCCTCGCATTTTCATGATCTCTTCAACATCTCGATAACTTAAAGTAAACCTAAGCTTGAAATAGATTGCCTGCAGAATAATAGACTTTGGATAGCAATGACCTTTTGTATTCATGAGTTTAAGAATTAAAAAAGGCAAAATAAAACTTAGCTTTAAATGCGACAGAGCCATTACTAACAGTTCGAGATCAAAATCAAAACAAGGTATTTTCAATCGTTGATAAGGTGTGGCTAGTGATGGAAAAAAATTTTGAGGAACAAACATTTATTATTTCTGAAGGCGGATTAATTGTTCAAAATTTGGGTAAAAAAGAATGAGAATTTGCAATTACCGAAAACCGTAATCAATATAATTTCAACGCTCTTATATTTGGATAAATTATAATCACATGAAAACTGAAGAAGGAACAATTATTCCTCATGAGTGAATGGTGACTTGTTTGTTTTTTTCACAGGCGTAGATAAGATTATTATATTGTATTTGAATGTTATTTTTAATACATTGTACAATACAAAAGTACATTGACTAATTGACATTAGATTGATTAAGAATGCAAAGGGCTATGAAGTAAGTCATTAAAAATGAGACCTATTCGGCTACCCCTTACGCAACTAAACTTGACAATACACACACACAATCAATGAATTAAGGAAACGGTAGATCATCCTGCCACCCCGACAAAGAATCCTTTTCTGCACAGCAGAGAAGGATTTTTTATTTTACAGGAAATTCAGGCTTTGCCTGGAAATTCGTATAAAATAAAAAAGACCGGCGGTTTGCTAAAACAGCATGAAGACCCCCTTGTTACGGCTCCCTCTTTCAGTATCCTGGAATAATCCCGTAGAAAGACCTGTCATAAGATGCTTAGATTTAAGATTTATGCCTGTTTAAATATCCCATTGCTTTTTCCAAATCATGCCTTTCTCATAGGGTATATAGGCTGCTTATGCTTCGGGAGATTGTCCCATCTTGTCCTTAAATGCATTATTTCCGGGGTTACGGCTAATATATCGAATAAGACAGCCGAATCCATATCTTCAATATCAAGATGCAGGATATCTGTTTGCTTGTATTTGTCCAGACGCCATGAAGCCGGAATATTATACAGTGTACACGGTCCGTTGGGTCCGCTTTTATGCATGCCGTGAATTGCCGTCCCGTCTTCATTAAGAATAATATAAGCGTTGTCGCAAGCTGGTCCATTAGGCTCAAAATTTTCAGGAAAAAACCATTTCCCTACCATAGTATCTTTTAACGCTGAACTATTTGCTTCCATGTATTTGTTTTTTAATAGTATACTTGTTTACCAGAATTTATTACAAGGATACGAAAAACGGTATAATATGTTGATTATATTTTTAATTAGTTTGCGGCTTAAACAATTAATATTTCACTAATAAGCCTCAAATCTTCCAGCAAATGGTTCGAGTTTTGTACTATAAGGTGCTGTTCTTTATACAGCGTACCGATTGCCCCACTTCATGTGAGTATTTATTTCTTCCGGCATAACTGCCTGATCCAAGGATAAGTGTAAATGCCATGCCGTCCTTAGCTGTTGCACCCCAAAAATAAGCCTTCTCACGAAGAAAAATAAAGCCGCCGCCGTATGTGGCTGCACCGGCAGGCAATCCGTTAAATCCGCTTTGATTGGAACCATTATAGTATGAGTACCATAGTTCTACTGATTTCATCTTATAGGCTGCTGAAGATTCACCCAAAAAGTCTACCAGTGTAGACCACTCCCGCTCAGTGGGCACATGCCAGCCTTCAGGTGCCAGTCCCCGGGGGTCGTTGACCGCATACCAGTTATAAAGCCTTCCCCATAGAGGTACATTTGATTCAGCAAAATTATATGCACAGCAAGCGGGTTTTTTATTTTCGGAAGCATTTAGCCACTCCTCTTCATTTTTTACCTGAAAAATAGGTTCCCCATTGCGATAGGTGGTTATATTAAGGTTTCGTGCCGTCCATATTTGTTGTCCGATAGTGACTTCGGCGATAGTAGTTGTGTCCATTTTTGGTTTGTTGTTTTATTGTTATAGCTTATTCTTATATCTTGTTATTCTACTCTCGAAGCCATATGTACCTCTACATGTTTAGAAGGTGTATTGGCGGTTTTTATAAAAATTAAATCGTGAACTCCATTTTTGCGTATTCCTAATCTTCTTTTTTAGTAATCAATAAAGCTGGTATTCAAAATTATTGAAAACTATGAGGTTATGATTAGGTGTTTTTACGTGTTTTTTAAGATGAGTTCATTAAGTAAGCCAAATGATAAAACATAATAAATGACAATACGTATTTATACTGCTTTTAATATCTTATACAAGACGTACAGGAAGGAATACTTTAAATAATCTACATCTTGAGTTTTTTATAATTGGATATTTAAATAAGTTTTGAACAGACAGATTTTTCAATCACTCATTCTTATATATCCGAAAAAAGTCTCGATCCCCAACAGGACATCCAAACCAAATTGTTGATGCCATTCAAAGACAGACCCTACATATAGTAAGTCAATCTCTTCAAATCCTCCATAAAATGGTGTGAAATCTGTCTGTTAGGGTCACTCTTAAAAAAAAGTTAAAACGAAAGTTTTAGCTTTTTTCTGGTCTTTCCCTATCTATTTAACCAGTTAATACCTCCAAAAAAAATGGTTTGGGTGTCCTATAGAGTTGACCTTATTGGATTCAAACCGCTTCCAAAGCCTGTAAATATGATACTTGCAGAAATTCCTTGTCTTTATATTAACAATAATTTAGGTTTATGGAATCTGAGGAAGAAAAGGTCATAGGAAAATTACACCCTCAGAAGGCTCAAAAAAATGCTTAATGATGAAGGAATGAATGTTACTTTGGAATAAGCTGTAGAAATTTTGAGTTTCTTAAAAAACATGGCAAATGCCGTAGTAATAAAATTTTAAATGAAAAAGACAAAGATTTGTAAACATGAATCACATAACAATTTACATAGCTGAATGGTCTATTTTTTTTAGAATTAAAAGGACTGTAATGCAAAAACTGTTATAGACATGTTCAAATATAAAACTTGCTTCAGTAAAGTTATTTACTCTATATAAATAAAGCAGGATATTATTAGATCTGTTAGCTTAGCTTGTGCTCTGAATTTTGCTTGAAAATTCAGTTAGGAATTTTTATTTTTAATCTTTTATTATAAATTTACGCAACTGTCACAAAGGGCAAACCGTTAGTTAAAATTCAATAAAAAGTCAAAAAAATATGAAATCAATTCAATCAATAACTTTTATTTTATTATTTATAACACAATTGTTTTTTGCACAAAGTAAGAAAGAAAAATTAGAACAACTTTTTGAATTTTACAATCAACAAAATCTATTTAACGGTTCTGTTTTTATTTCTGAAAAAGGAGAAACTTTACTAGATAAAGGTTATGGATTATCAAATGTAGCTTTAAAAAAGGAAAATAACGCTAACAGCATTTTTCAAATATATTCTATTACAAAAACTTTTACAGCAACGGTAATTTTAAAATTAGTGGAAGAAAAAAAACTTTCATTACAGGATAAACTTTCAAAGTTCTATCCAGATTATCCCGATGCAAGTGCTATTTCAATTGAAAGTTTGTTAACCCATACCTCTGGAGTTTATGACTATACCAGAGGAAATGATATGAAAGACCAAACGGAAAAATCATTTATTGAATTTCAAAAAACAAAACCTTTGGATTTTCCAGTTGGAACTGATTGGAGTTATTCTAACTCGGGATATTATTTTCTAGGCTATGTAATTCAAAAAGTTACTGGAATGAGTTACGAAAAAGCAGTTGAAAAATACATATTTAAACCATTGAAAATGAAGCAAAGTAGTTTTGCTTTTAAAAATCTAAAAAGTGAAAATAAAGTCATTGGCTATGAGATTTTTTCTGAAAAAGAACAAAAACCATCGATTGTTTATGATCCACCTATGCCTTTTGCAGCTGGTGGAATATACTCAACTGTTGAAGATTTAAACAAATATTATAATGGACTAAAAAATTACAAAATTATCTCCAAAGAAAATTTAGAAAAAGCATATACACCTTTCAAAAAAAATTATGGTTATGGTTGGATTACAATGAAAATGTTTGGAAAAATGACAGTTGGTCATAGTGGTTATGGAGCTGGTTTTTGTAGCAATTTTGTTCAAATTCCCGAAGATGATATCTGCATTATACTGCTTACAAATACAGAAAGAGGTTTAAACACTGCCACTTATGCTATTATAAAAACTTTGTATAATTTGTATAATAAAGATTATAAAATTCCAATTGTAGCCAACGTAAGCTCAGAAACTTTAAAGCAATATGTGGGAACTTATCAAGTAGAAGACAATTTTGTAATTTACCTTACAGTTGAAAACAATAAATTAAAATTGCAAAGTGGAAACGGGCCCACAACTATTCTATATCCTGTAAAAGAAAATTTATTTTACGCTGAAGAATTAATGGGTGATGTAATTTTTGAAAGAAACAAGACTTCACAAATAGAGTCATTAAGTTTTCATGTAGGAAATCAACTAAAAAAAGCAACAAAAATATTTCCTTCTTGGGGAATTGTAGGAACTGCCACAGAAAAAGGCTGGGATGGTCCTGATGCAAAACTTTTTGAAACTGAAACAAAAGGAATTTGGACAATTAAAAATGTGACTTTAAAAACAGGAGAGCTTAAATTTCGTTTTAATGACGATTGGACTTTAAATTTTGGAAAAGATATGAGCGACGGAATAATGCCAAAAGGAAATAGTATAGAAATTTTAACAGGCGTTTATGATATTATTTTGGACATAACTGATTACGAAAAACCAAAATACAAAATTTTCAAGAAAAGTTAAAAAACAGCTAGAATGTTGTTTTTAAACCAACCCTAATTCCGAATTTTGGATTAACCGGACCATTAAAATTTTGAAAATCGCTTCTCCAAATAAAATCCACGCGAAAAGGGCGTATGTTTCCATAGCCTATATTTTCAAAACCAAAACCATATTCATAATACAATTTAGTAGGTGCAACATAAAAAATTGAAGACCTATTTATATCTATATTTTGATTCGAAATTGTACCGTATACACCTCTAAAAGTCAATACACTTCGCCAGTTAAGCTCCTTTATGAGAGGGATTTTATTTAAGATGAATCCGTTAAAATGTTGTTCGAAATGTCCCTCTACGTAAGTATCAGTAACAAATTCATAATAATCCAAAAGCGCAAAAGTATTAGGCAATAAAAAATAAGTCTGATTTGATGAAACTGATGTTAAAATTGACAAAGAAGTTGGTTCAAAAGTTTTTCCTGCACCAATTGTCGCATCAAAAACTCCGAATTTCCCCAATGAGATAGGATTGTTGTATAAAACTTGTATCCTATTGTAATCAAAACTTCCGCCCAATACATTTTTGTATCCGTGTCTGTAATTAAACATTAAAGTTGGGTGCAAAGTAATACCTTGCTTTTCATCAACACCAAATCCCGAAACGTCTTTTCCAGGAATATAAGTAAGATATAAATCTGAGGCTACATCTGTAGTTTTCGATTTTATTTGAGATGTACTGGTGTCCAAATAATCTAAAGAAAACTTATCAGGTGCGGCTGAATTAATTATATTATGACTTAGGATAATGCCAAGATGTAAATTTTTTTTTGGTTCTATATCAAAACGAAACATACTTTTCTGAATTTTCGAAAGAAAATAATTATCCCCTCTATTAAATAAGGCTTTAGAACCTTTATCAGCTTCAGGCAAAAGATGAATCCCATTAAATTGCGTTAGCCCCATTTGCTCATTATCTTTCAGGAATGCTGCACTAACAGTTATTCTGGGGTTATTCGTAAATAAATACCTTGCTTCTAAACCGTATTTTATTGCCTTGTCTTTATTTCCATAGGCAACGAAACTTTCTGCTCTAAACCGATCATTGTCACTAAAAAAAGTTCTCACTCCAAGCCTTACCCGAAATCCTTCTACTTGATTTGTAGCAAGAGCTCCCCAGATATTACCTAATTGTAATCCTTTAGTCAATTGTATATAGCCATCTGAGAGCAGATACATTGTATTCGATATTGATTTTACTTTTTTGCTGTCTTTGATAACATTTACAGCATTATAAACGTTTTGAGTGCTCTGATCCTGCTTTTCTTTCCAGTAAATAGTGTCTTTTTCAAACTGGTTTGCACTAACTTGCTGCACAGCTTCATCATAAAAACGATCCTCTTTAGGAACATTCAATACATAGTTGTTAAACTTTTCTGTTTTTACAACATAAGCCCCTTTTTCTGTTTCGCCTTTGGTTAGTAAAGTAAAATCACCATTATATTCGTTGAGCAATGGCAAATAAATACTGTCGTTTTTAACCTCAAAAGTTTTTTTGAAAGTCAAATTCCGAACAAAATTTAAATTCATTTTTTTTGGAGTATTCATTTCAATTTCTGTCAATTCAAAGTTTTTGGCATCAACAGTAAAATTTCCCCTAAAGGAAAAATCTTTTGTATTTCTTGGAAAAAACCGAATAGAATAATATTTTTTATCCCCAACATAAGTACTGTCTGATAACTCGTAATCATAACTTCCAAATCCTTGCGTAGAAATTGGACTCACAAAACTTTTGTTTAAAATTGTTATGTTGTCTTCATAAACATCTATTTCTCTAAATGTAGCTTCGATATCTTTAAAAATTTGCCCTTGTTGTCTAATGCCTGTGATTCTTTGCCCTTCGATATCAATACGTTCTTTTTGCAATTTATTATTTCCGTAAATTTTTACAGTTTTTTCAATAAGTTCAATTGGCAAAAAAAAATTATTCTTTGCATTAGTTTTCATTTTTAATGCGATGGACTCAAAATTTTGTTTCAGGACTTTTTTTACAAAAAGAGTATCAAAATTATCTAAACCCAATTCAATACTGGAATACTTATTATATTCATAAGATTTAGAAAGTTTTAAGCCGTTTTGCTTTTTATTTTTCCAAATACCCTCCATTATTTTATATGCGGGATTGTCTTTTTTTTTTTTAATCTTTTTTTGGGCCCATAATTTACTGCTACTTCGTTTAGAGTCGTGGTTTCTTCCTTGAGAGCAATTGTCAGATTATCTATATTTTGTTTTTTTAAATGAATAATTTTACTTTCAAAACCAACATAACTTACACTAATATCAGTATATGTTTTATTCGATTTTAATACAAATATGCCGGCTACATTTGTTAATGTACCATCATGCGAGCCTAAAAAAGTAATATTTGCATTTGCAATTGGTTTGTTTTTGTCATCTGTAAGAACACCTTTTACACTGCTTTGGCAATAGCAATTTCCTGATAAAAACAAAAAGAAGACAAAAAACAGATAACGTTTTTTTACAAGTACAACTTCGTTTTTAATTTTGTCTTGTGAGCACCTGTCTTTCTCTAAAAAAGGTCTGCTAATTAATTTTTTAAAATTTTCATTATCCTCACGTGCCATGTTAGTATCTACTCCGCAGATAATTTCAGATTGTTTAAGCTTACTAAAAGTCGAAAATAGTTGATCCCAAATCGTTAGCACATCACCAAAATTACTGTCAGTATAAGGCAACTCATAATGATGATGTATATGATGTGTGTTTGGTGTAACAAAAATTCTGGAGACAATATTGTTTATTTTGGGTGGAAGTTTTGCTTTGGAATGCGAAACTATATTGGAAAAACTCTGAATAATCTGTTTAAAAATTAATACCCAGGGAGTCGCCCCAACAATGCAAATTACAAGTATCGAATAGCTTACTCTAATGAAAGTTTCTCCTGGATGTTCCCTCACTGTAGTCGAAATATCTACATCGAGATCGCTATGATGTATTTGGTGGAATTTCCAAAAAAATGGCGTTTTATGCATCATAAAATGATACAGGTAATCAAAGAGGTCAAGAATTACAAAGGCTACGATAAAAAACAAAAAGGAATTTTTGGTAATTGGCAGCAAAAATAACAACCCCAAATGTTTGACTTCTATGTAATTAGAAACAAACAATACTGCTATAGATAATGAAAACTGTACCGGAACTACAAAAAATAAAAATTTAGCATTTAAAAATGTATGAGAAAGCTTATCTTTAATATTTTGAGAAAACAGCACAAATTCCAAAATCCAAAAAAACAACAATACACTAATAAATAGTAAAATTTGAAATTCAAAAACACGATGTGCCATTTTTTATGAGTTGATAAATATACTACAACAATAGCATGTCTTTCTACCTCAATTCTATCTCAATTCTATGTCAATTCTATTTTTTAAACATTCGGGATCGCTCAATTTAAATAGAATTAAAATAGATTCAGTTTATAAAATTGCATCGAAATATTTAAGAGGCAGTATCTTACAAAATCAAATCTCTTATAAATAAAAACATCAGTACTATGAAGATATTATTAATTGAGGATGAACCGGAATTACAAAAAAGTATCAAACAATATTTTGAAATAGAAGGTAATGTTTTAGAGGTTGCTTCTGATTATGATAAAGCTCAACAAAAAATTGCGGTCTATGATTATGATTGTATTCTGGTAGATATCACTTTGCCCAAAGGCTCAGGACTTGATTTAATAAGAGAAATAAAATTTAAAAAATCCAAAGCTGGTGTTATCATAATTTCTGCCAAAAACTCTCTTGATGATAAAATTTACGGATTAGATCTTGGTGCAGATGATTATTTGCCAAAACCTTTTCATTTATCCGAACTTAATTCTAGAATAAAAGCTTTGATTAGGCGAAAAAGCTTTGATGGTAATATGGAAATTATTATAAATGAAATTAGAATTCTGCCTACCGAAAGAAGTGTCTTTGTCAATAACAAAAGTGTAACTTTAACTTCTAAAGAATATGACTTACTACTTTACTTTATAGCCAATAAGAATCGCGTAGTAAGTAAGAATGCATTAGCAGAACATCTTTGGGGAGACAATGCAGATCGCTTAGACAATTTTGACTTTATTTATAACCATGTAAAGAATTTGCGAAAAAAACTTTTAGAAAAAAAATGCCACGATTACCTCCAAACCATATATGGGATCGGGTATAACTTTAAAATACATGAATGAAATTACTCGTAAAAACTAATTTATATTTCTTAATCCTTAGTATTCCGATTTTAATTATATCCGGAGTTATTTGCTATTATTTTATTACCGGAGAACTAAAAGAAAGTAATAACGATATGTTATTAGACCGTAAAATAATGATTGAGGAGTACCTGAAAAATAATGACAGTATTTCGCTTCGTTTCATTACAAAAAGTAAAGAAGCCCAGATAAATAAAATTATTAATTTGGATATAAAAAAAGAGAATCAAACCATATTCTCAGATACATTAATTTATGACAAGGTAGAGAAAGAGCTTGCCATAAATCAGATGATTACCTCTAATGTAAAAGTTAATGACACCAATTATCAAATCAAGATATGGCGCAGTACACTAGAGTTTGTAGAACTTTTTGAAGGTATATTTTTTCTGCTTACAGCTATTCTGCTCTTGCAAATTGTAATTTCAATGCTAATTAATTTTTGGGTTTCGAGAACCTTATGGAGACCATTTTATAGAGCAATACATAGTTTAAAAAATTTTCGGGCAAGTGATAATAAGGTTCCCAAATTAGAAAAAACATCCGTAAATGAATTCAAAGAACTAAATCATTCACTTAAGGAAATGATGAATAAGATGATTATGGATTATAACAGCCAAAAGAAATTTACAGAAAATGCAACACATGAAATCCAGACGCCATTGGCAGTGATAAAATCAAAGGTTGATCTTCTTATTCAATCCGAATTTTTACAACCTAATGAAGTCGAGTTGATTATTGCCATAGACGATGCTTGCTCTAAATTAATTCGCTTGACCAAATCATTATTATTACTTACTAAAATAGAAAACAGACAATTTAAAACTACAGAAATTGTATCTGTAGAAAAAATGGTAAACCAATCACTGGTACTTTTTGAAGAACATATTAAAGAAAGTAAAATTAGAGTTGAAAAAAATATTCAGAGCGATTTTTTAATCAATATGAATACCGATTTATGTCTTGTTCTGATTAATAATTTATTTCAAAATGCAATTCGTCATAATATTAATAAAGGTAGACTTGTTATTTCTATAAAACATAATTCACTTTCTATCCAAAATACCGGTCAGGAAGAACCTCTGAATATGTTATTACTTGTAGAACGATTCCAAAAAATGTCGACTTCGCATTTATCTACAGGATTGGGCTTGGCAATTGCAAATGAAATAGCCGAAGTAAGTGGATTAAAACTAATGTATAAATTTATTAATAATGAACACTGTTTTACAGTAAAATTAAAATAAGTGAATTAAGCATAGAATTAAAATGCAGATTTATAAAATTAATAATTAAAGTTTTGTATCATAAAATTGTACCGTAAGGGTCACAATCTTAAAATCCCATTTCTAACGAAATGGGATTTTCTTGGTTTTTTGGATGCTATTTAATCAGCTTTTACTGAAAAAAATATCAAATTCAAGAGGCAGGTCAGTTAAAATAATGCAAATAATTATTATATATATCATTTTATACAAATAAAATAGCCTCCCAATTAGGAGGCCAATTTGATGATGCCATTTTTAATAACCTGATTAATCCTTTTTATTATTTATTTGGCAAAAACACAGCTAGATAAGAAAGCTGCAAACTCAAAAGCGCCATTAGTTTTTTTGCTTCAAATAAGTATTAATTTGTTTCATATTCATAGCATTCTTAGCACTCGCTTTGTTAATTTGTGTCTTCGCATTCAAAAAAACAAAACTATACCCAGTTGCAAATTTGCTGTTATTTACACTCGCAAATTTATGGCAAGACATACAATAGTCTTCTTGCGCATAGGTCTCTAAAGTAACATTAGCAATATTTGTAGGAGTGATCCCTCCTTCATCAAGTGGTATTTTTCCTTGATTATTTGCTTGATCTGTAACAGCGCTTTGTGGCCATTGCACATTTACCAATTGATAATATTGCCACACCGAATTTGGATTACTTTGCCTTATCAGGTTTTGCACATAGGTATTAAGCGCTTTAATATCCTGATTTAAGGCGTTTGGCGCTATTCGGGTTACTTGAACAGGATTCTTTATATTACCAATAACTACATCAGGCGATTGATTAGGAACATCTGTACTTGCTTTGTTAAAAAAACTATATGTCTTTTTAGGATCTAACTTTTCTCCTTCTGTTGGTGCATTATCAACATGTTCAAAAGTCATCCAAACAAATTGGTGTGCCAATTGGGTTTTTCTAATAATATGCAAACCCACAAGTGCCAAATATTGCATTGAATATTTCCCTAAAATAGGATTCTTATTTTTATCAAATCCCAAAACCTCTGGCACCATTGCTTTAGATACTTTATAATATGGCTTTACTGAATCAAGATCCTTAGCATTCACCACTTTCCAGGCAGCCTTTAGTTCCATAGCTCCCTGATTACCGTATTCACTTGGCCCACCCGGCAACCATAGACCATTATTGGCGGTAGCATAAGATACTTGCTTTGTTGGGTCATAAAGTTTATTATTGGCAATAAAATTATACTCATCTAAATTTATTTTCACTTCATACCAAACTAAATTTCCTTTTTGATCGGTAAGCCAAGCGCCTTTGGCCTGAAATAACTCTTCTACTGATCCGCCAGCGGCCTTAAGCATTTTCTTATTCACTCTTTCCTCTATGTGTCCTACTTTATTTAATAATGTCATTTTTTTTACAAAGCCGTATCTTTTGAGATTATTATTTGTCCATGGTAAAGGGCCATGGTCTGTAAAAACATCATCTATGTTCAAATAACTTTCCCATACTGTTGGACTAAAATCACCTGGCACACCGTAACTTGAAGCGGTTCTGGTAGAATCTGGAATTCCTCGTGTGTTTGAGGAATTCCAGTTTAAGGCTAGAAAATTAGTCCATGCAAAACAATTTAACGTAGTTTGTTGCGAAAGATTACAGGCATCCGCTGGCAAATGATAATCTACAACCGGAGGATTGCAAAATGCACCGCAATTGGCCGAAGGTCCAGCAACTTTGACTTGCTTACCACTCATTAAATTCTGATATTCTTTTTGCTTTTTAGTGCTTTTTTCGCAAGACCAAATACCAATGAGCAGTAATGATACCAGCCAAAATACTAAGTTGAAATTTTTCATTACAGGATAGTTTTTAGATATTGTATTTTCTCACTCGAGAGATTAACATTATTTGTGCTGTTTTGTTTTACAGGTGGCAAAGTTCCGGCAGGAACAACTTCTAACACACCACGAACAGGAAATTGAGGATCTGTAGCATTGTTACTCAACGAAAAAGGTTTTTCTCCAATACTAGTAGACGAGTTCACAATAAGAGTAACAACAAAAAGTTCTCCTTGATCTCCCAAATCCTGAAAAGAATTTACAACTACAGATATGCCATCGCCAAAATTAAATTGAGTGGTTTGATTCGCACCACTGGTTAAAATAGCAATATTACTTGTTGAAGAATTTACCTCTACTTGCGTTATGCATGAAGTAAGATTAGAAAGCGAATCTAAATTATTATGCAAGCTAGCCTCCAATAATGAATAATCCAGAAGGTATTGCAAATTTGGCAATCCAGGATTCTGATTAGCAACAGGCGGAAAAATTTGCTTTTGTTGGCCCGCTTTAGGAGGAATACCTGTTCCT includes the following:
- a CDS encoding response regulator transcription factor produces the protein MKILLIEDEPELQKSIKQYFEIEGNVLEVASDYDKAQQKIAVYDYDCILVDITLPKGSGLDLIREIKFKKSKAGVIIISAKNSLDDKIYGLDLGADDYLPKPFHLSELNSRIKALIRRKSFDGNMEIIINEIRILPTERSVFVNNKSVTLTSKEYDLLLYFIANKNRVVSKNALAEHLWGDNADRLDNFDFIYNHVKNLRKKLLEKKCHDYLQTIYGIGYNFKIHE
- a CDS encoding IS6 family transposase; this encodes MNTKGHCYPKSIILQAIYFKLRFTLSYRDVEEIMKMRGVHVDHATIQRWVFKFAPLMEMQMKKRKVEVGSSWRMDETYIKIKGQWCYLYRAVDRSGNTVDFLLTKRRQRISAQSFLIKAISNNCRPRVINIDKSGSNTAAIKVYNKASFLKIKIRQCKYLNNIVEQDHRFIKWRILNGLGFKNFESAKRTLSGIEAVYMLRKNQMVNPGKTIFKSFCKLAG
- a CDS encoding sterol desaturase family protein, with product MAHRVFEFQILLFISVLLFFWILEFVLFSQNIKDKLSHTFLNAKFLFFVVPVQFSLSIAVLFVSNYIEVKHLGLLFLLPITKNSFLFFIVAFVILDLFDYLYHFMMHKTPFFWKFHQIHHSDLDVDISTTVREHPGETFIRVSYSILVICIVGATPWVLIFKQIIQSFSNIVSHSKAKLPPKINNIVSRIFVTPNTHHIHHHYELPYTDSNFGDVLTIWDQLFSTFSKLKQSEIICGVDTNMAREDNENFKKLISRPFLEKDRCSQDKIKNEVVLVKKRYLFFVFFLFLSGNCYCQSSVKGVLTDDKNKPIANANITFLGSHDGTLTNVAGIFVLKSNKTYTDISVSYVGFESKIIHLKKQNIDNLTIALKEETTTLNEVAVNYGPKKRLKKKKTIPHIK
- a CDS encoding DUF5686 family protein, with the translated sequence MEGIWKNKKQNGLKLSKSYEYNKYSSIELGLDNFDTLFVKKVLKQNFESIALKMKTNAKNNFFLPIELIEKTVKIYGNNKLQKERIDIEGQRITGIRQQGQIFKDIEATFREIDVYEDNITILNKSFVSPISTQGFGSYDYELSDSTYVGDKKYYSIRFFPRNTKDFSFRGNFTVDAKNFELTEIEMNTPKKMNLNFVRNLTFKKTFEVKNDSIYLPLLNEYNGDFTLLTKGETEKGAYVVKTEKFNNYVLNVPKEDRFYDEAVQQVSANQFEKDTIYWKEKQDQSTQNVYNAVNVIKDSKKVKSISNTMYLLSDGYIQLTKGLQLGNIWGALATNQVEGFRVRLGVRTFFSDNDRFRAESFVAYGNKDKAIKYGLEARYLFTNNPRITVSAAFLKDNEQMGLTQFNGIHLLPEADKGSKALFNRGDNYFLSKIQKSMFRFDIEPKKNLHLGIILSHNIINSAAPDKFSLDYLDTSTSQIKSKTTDVASDLYLTYIPGKDVSGFGVDEKQGITLHPTLMFNYRHGYKNVLGGSFDYNRIQVLYNNPISLGKFGVFDATIGAGKTFEPTSLSILTSVSSNQTYFLLPNTFALLDYYEFVTDTYVEGHFEQHFNGFILNKIPLIKELNWRSVLTFRGVYGTISNQNIDINRSSIFYVAPTKLYYEYGFGFENIGYGNIRPFRVDFIWRSDFQNFNGPVNPKFGIRVGLKTTF
- a CDS encoding serine hydrolase, which gives rise to MKSIQSITFILLFITQLFFAQSKKEKLEQLFEFYNQQNLFNGSVFISEKGETLLDKGYGLSNVALKKENNANSIFQIYSITKTFTATVILKLVEEKKLSLQDKLSKFYPDYPDASAISIESLLTHTSGVYDYTRGNDMKDQTEKSFIEFQKTKPLDFPVGTDWSYSNSGYYFLGYVIQKVTGMSYEKAVEKYIFKPLKMKQSSFAFKNLKSENKVIGYEIFSEKEQKPSIVYDPPMPFAAGGIYSTVEDLNKYYNGLKNYKIISKENLEKAYTPFKKNYGYGWITMKMFGKMTVGHSGYGAGFCSNFVQIPEDDICIILLTNTERGLNTATYAIIKTLYNLYNKDYKIPIVANVSSETLKQYVGTYQVEDNFVIYLTVENNKLKLQSGNGPTTILYPVKENLFYAEELMGDVIFERNKTSQIESLSFHVGNQLKKATKIFPSWGIVGTATEKGWDGPDAKLFETETKGIWTIKNVTLKTGELKFRFNDDWTLNFGKDMSDGIMPKGNSIEILTGVYDIILDITDYEKPKYKIFKKS
- a CDS encoding fibrobacter succinogenes major paralogous domain-containing protein, giving the protein MDTTTIAEVTIGQQIWTARNLNITTYRNGEPIFQVKNEEEWLNASENKKPACCAYNFAESNVPLWGRLYNWYAVNDPRGLAPEGWHVPTEREWSTLVDFLGESSAAYKMKSVELWYSYYNGSNQSGFNGLPAGAATYGGGFIFLREKAYFWGATAKDGMAFTLILGSGSYAGRNKYSHEVGQSVRCIKNSTL